The genomic stretch ATCCCAGTCACGGGCCATGCCCAGCTTGGGCTCGATAATAAAGGCGGCCAATGCTCCAATAACGGCCGAAATAAAAATAAACAGTGACGATGCCGTCATGCCGGATGAAACCGATTTTGGCGGCCATTTCATTATAATCAAAATAATGACCAAAATTAATGGTGATAAAAACAGAACAAGATTCAGGTAATCGATAAGATGCTTCAACGACAACAGGAAGTAACCATCGGTGGTAAAGCGGTCCCCGAATGGGGACAGGAATATTGTTTTGATACTTAAGGGTGCGGCGATGGAGACAGCCAGGTACATGAGGACTATTAATCCTGCCAGTCCGATCAATATGTTTTTCTGTCCTGATACCAACCGCCGCGTCAGATTTTCGCCTGAAAAAATCATTATCATATAAATCAACAGCGAGGGGAAGAAGATCATCGCAATCTTATGGAAAAAAACTGCGGCGGTAAAGGCCACAATCGGTACTACTGACTTTTTGCCATTTTTTATCGAGACCACCGCCGATATGAAAAACAGATTCAGAAAGACAGTGACCGGGCCGTAAGTCTCGACATAGCCGAAAAATAAAACGACCGATGCGCCGAACAGATTAAGCAGGACGAAAGCATAAGATGAAAACGTTGTCGTGGCAATTTTGCGGCCGTAGCAGAGCAAGGTCAGAATAAATATTATTCCGGAAATTATGGAGACAAACCTGAATGAGAGATAAACACTTCCAGCCGGATCGCTGCCGTTAATGAAGTCCGCCAGCAATTGATGTATTTTCATGTCACCGTATGATTCCGATTTCAGCCCCAGGGTCGGATCGGATAACTGCGCAAGCAATTGATAACCGTCACCGAGAAAATGCGCCTTTGTACTGAAGAAATAAAAACCTGCCCCAAACAATATTATTACCAGGTAAGGAAAAAAGGATAGGGAAAAGCCAGTCGCCGCCGCGCCGCCGTCTTTCCAAATGACACTCCGGCGTTTACCGGTTGAATAAATCAGGAAACAAATCAGCAATAATATCGGATAGATGAAAATTCCACCATTGATATAACCGGCATGATTGAAGCCCCATAACCGCAGGGATGGAACCAGAGAACCTATGAATCTGATTATTATGAGGACTGTGACTATCAGAAAGATCAGATTGAACAGTTGATCGGTTATTTCTCTCTTGCGAGTATTTTTCTCGGCCATGTTTTCAATGCTCCCCCATCTGAATCCGGCGCTTTCAGTCCGTCTCCGATGGCAAAGAATTCATGATTCGATTGACATTTGATATTAGAGTGGAATCATCGCCTTTTTCAAGATACCGCTTGAGAAATATCCTGGCACTTGCTGTGTCGCCATATTTCAAACCATCAACCCCGAAACGGTAATAGTTATATGAAGGCGAGAGGGCGGCCGTGTCCGGAATCAGGCCAAAGTAATAGCGGGCCGAGTCAGCCTTTCCCCGATCATAGAAGTAATTGGCAAGGTCGAGATAGGGAAAAGGATTGATGGCATCATAATGCACCGCCAGCCGCCATGATTTTACAGCTTTATCGATTTCACCCATTTTTCCATAGGTCAACCCCATATAATAATTGGTCGTCGAGCTGTATGGATTAAGACCGTCGGCGATTTTCAAATTTTCCAGCGCTTCATCATAGCGGCCCATTTCATTCTGAATACGCGCCCTGGTTTCATAGGAGCGGGAAAAACCGGGATTTGCGGCAATGGCCCGATCGATGAAAGTCTCGGCCTGCCGGTAGTTGCCATTTAAAAGTTCCCGTTCGCCTTGCTTGTGCAAATCAATCTCAGGGTAGTTTATGGCGCAGTATCTTTTCAGCCGCTGTTCTTCCTGGGTATTCCCCTGTTTTTGATTCAAGGGAATCATGGTGAACATGCCGGTGCGGCTGTGTTTGGGGTCGAGTTCCATGACGGCAAGACTGTAAAAATATGAGCTCTTGATTGAATTAAGCATGGCGATCCAGGGCACAAAAATCGAGAGGCATAAGATAATTATCATTACTGTCGCCGCTTGGAAATGCCGCCGGTTCTGATAGCCACATACCCAAATAAAGACGCCGGCGATTTGTACTCCAATCAGAAGAGTGGAGAGCAGATCCCAGTCGCGGGCCATACCCAGTTCCGGTTCGAGAGTGAAGGCGGTCAGGAGGCCGGCGATAACACCGGTCGTAAGAAATAATACTATCGACGCATGGTTGGGGCCCTTTTCGGTTCTGATCCCGGCCGTGAAAAGAATAAAGGTAATAAGGGCGACAGGCACCAGCAGCAGCAGCAGATTTATGAAGTCGAATAGATGATTAGATGAAAGCAAATAATATCCGTCGGTAGTGAAACGGTCGCCGAATGGAGAAAGAAAAGCCTGCTGCCAGTACATCGGCGCGAAAAGCTTAACTGCCGCATATACAGCAACAAAACCAAAGATAAGAACCAGCATAAAATGCCTGAAATGCGCCATAACCTTATTAATGAGTTCGTCATTGGCAAGTATGATAAATAAATAAATCGCAAGAGCAGGGAAGTAGATAAAGCTTATTTTATGCAGAAAACCGGCAATGGCAAAAATGATAATGGGAACCGGTGATTTTTTCTTTTCGATAATAGCCGCCAGGGATGACAGGAAAAACAGGTACAGGCAGGCGGTCTGAATCGAATATAATTCGACATAACCATAAAATAGAACCGTTCCGGCCGATAAGATATTAATCAGAATAAAGGCAGAACGTGAAAAATATGACTGAAACAAACGGCCGCTGTAGTAAAGAAGCGATGCAACAAAAATTATTCCGGAACCAATTGATATATATTTGAATGAATAATAGGCATTGGCGCGTTCTCCGATCCCGAGCATTTCAAAAAATATCTGGTGGATTTTCATCTCACCAAAAGCCCGCGCCTTCGGCGCCCGGTTGGTCTCGAACAGCCACGAAATCAATTGATAGCCGTCGCCCATGAAATGGGCCGAGACACTGAGGAAGTAAAAGGCGGTTGCGGATGCGATCACAATAAAGAAAGGGACCAGCGTCTTATAGATTGTCCCGGGTGATTCGATCAATCTGTTCGGGATGATTCCGGGCTTACGTTTCCCCCTGAAATATAATATCAAAGTCAGTATGAGAAAAACTATATAGAGCAGAACCAGGCCGTCCAGATAGCCGGCATGATTTAGACCCCAAAGACGCTTTTCCGGCAGAAATGAACCGATAAACCTGAGAGAGATTAAGGCTGCAACGATAAAGAATATGGCGGAGAAAAAATTATCCTGGTCTTTTTTATTACTTTTGTCTGCTCTCTTTTTAGCCAATTCATATCCTCATTGGCCGAAATTAATTACTGGCCGCCGCTTTTCCTTAAGAAGGGATGAGTGTTGAGATTGATTCCGATTTCCTTGGCGTTTCTTATTTTATGAACCAACTCTATGGATGGCCGGGCATCTTCCAGGCCGAAGCCGTGCCCATCGAGAGTGCGCTGATAAACCATGGTGTGCAGATCCGTGAAACCTCCGGAGAACTCAATCTCTTCGCCATTGATCGTGATCGAGCGATAAGTCCGCTGACCCTTCGCCAGAATTTCAGCAGGAACGTCATTCTTATCTATCGACAGAAACCACTGAACCCTGGCATTGGCCAGTTCGATATATCCGCCGATTTTAGTCACGGTCGAGACATGGACCTCGCTGAATTCCGCCCTTCCAAAAAGCCATATCAGGAGATCGAAGAAGTGAATTCCAATATTGGTCGGCAGTCCGCCGGAGCGTTCGATCTGGCCCTTCCATGATGCCAGGTACCATGGCCCGCGAGATGTGACGTATGTTAATCGTATGTCATTTTTGGTCTTAGGTGGCTCTTTTTCGAGTTTTTCTTTAATTGCGACCAGCGATGGGTGGACTCTAAGTTGAAGAATGGTAAATATTCTCTGATTGAATTCGTTTTCCAGTTCGGCCAGGGCGTCGACATTCCAGGGATT from candidate division Zixibacteria bacterium HGW-Zixibacteria-1 encodes the following:
- a CDS encoding oxidoreductase, producing MAKNFALTGVSGYIAPRHLKAIKDTGNFLIAAVDPHDSAGILDSYFEGVRFFTEFERFDRHIEMLRRKGENQRVHYVSICSPNYLHDAHARFALRVGADAICEKPLVLNPWNVDALAELENEFNQRIFTILQLRVHPSLVAIKEKLEKEPPKTKNDIRLTYVTSRGPWYLASWKGQIERSGGLPTNIGIHFFDLLIWLFGRAEFSEVHVSTVTKIGGYIELANARVQWFLSIDKNDVPAEILAKGQRTYRSITINGEEIEFSGGFTDLHTMVYQRTLDGHGFGLEDARPSIELVHKIRNAKEIGINLNTHPFLRKSGGQ